A stretch of Longimicrobium terrae DNA encodes these proteins:
- a CDS encoding O-methyltransferase yields MTVKPVTSRSLRDASEVARGIFDTATAVGADGTPQRVHSEIRESFADALYRAVLAERPRAVVEVGMAFGIASLAILTALRELGEGGTLISIDPGQSTQWKGMGVESVRRAGLSGQHRLMETFDYIALPQLLAGGAELDFAYIDGWHTFDYTLLDFWYVDRMLRAGGVVGFNDCGMRAVHRVLRFVRTHRRYDPVDVGLPATFTGRNPLATAARRVTGRNDADQYFRKREQWEPDWNFYAPF; encoded by the coding sequence ATGACTGTGAAGCCGGTGACCAGCCGTTCCCTCCGCGACGCCAGCGAGGTGGCGCGGGGAATCTTTGACACGGCGACGGCGGTGGGGGCGGATGGTACGCCCCAGCGGGTGCATTCCGAGATCCGCGAGTCCTTTGCCGACGCGCTCTACCGCGCCGTGCTGGCCGAGCGTCCGCGCGCCGTGGTGGAGGTGGGGATGGCGTTCGGCATCGCCAGCCTGGCCATCCTCACCGCGCTGCGGGAACTGGGGGAGGGCGGCACGCTGATCTCCATCGACCCCGGCCAGAGCACGCAGTGGAAGGGGATGGGGGTGGAGAGCGTGCGACGAGCCGGGCTTTCCGGCCAGCACCGGCTGATGGAAACCTTCGACTACATCGCTCTTCCGCAGCTGCTGGCCGGCGGCGCGGAGCTGGACTTCGCGTACATCGACGGCTGGCACACCTTCGACTACACGCTGCTGGACTTCTGGTACGTGGACCGCATGCTGCGCGCGGGCGGGGTGGTGGGCTTCAACGACTGCGGAATGCGCGCGGTGCACCGTGTGCTCCGCTTCGTGCGGACGCACCGCCGGTACGATCCGGTGGACGTGGGCCTCCCCGCCACCTTTACCGGCCGCAATCCGCTGGCGACCGCCGCCCGCCGGGTGACGGGGCGCAACGACGCGGACCAGTACTTTCGCAAACGCGAGCAGTGGGAGCCGGACTGGAACTTCTACGCCCCGTTCTGA
- a CDS encoding PfkB family carbohydrate kinase, whose amino-acid sequence MAAAGVPNDRVETDDRTVLCFGEALWDVLPDGRFAGGAPLNVAYHLTRCGVRALPVTAVGDDEPGRALVEHIRASGCDTARVSVVPGAATGEARAELAADGSARYSFGAVAAWDLIPAADAPAGVAAVIHGTLALREEHNRAVLRGLLASASAACRVYDVNLRPPYDDPAFVLGTARGAGLLKVNDDELRRLLGVGEEDGSPERLESLARALGDRAGCRRVCVTAGARGAGLLWDGAWMWEAGRPVRVVDTVGAGDAFLARLVQRVLLDGAPPHAGLRDACRLGEFVAASRGATPAYRLLPGGTVRAPGAED is encoded by the coding sequence GTGGCCGCGGCGGGCGTCCCGAACGATCGGGTCGAGACGGACGATCGCACGGTGCTCTGCTTTGGCGAGGCGCTGTGGGACGTGCTGCCGGACGGGCGCTTCGCCGGCGGCGCGCCGCTGAACGTGGCGTACCACCTTACCCGCTGCGGCGTCCGCGCGCTCCCGGTGACGGCGGTGGGGGATGACGAGCCCGGGCGCGCGCTGGTGGAGCACATCCGCGCTTCGGGGTGCGACACGGCGCGGGTCTCCGTCGTCCCCGGCGCGGCGACGGGGGAGGCCCGGGCGGAACTCGCGGCGGACGGGTCCGCCCGCTACTCGTTCGGCGCGGTGGCGGCGTGGGACCTGATTCCCGCCGCGGACGCGCCGGCCGGGGTGGCCGCCGTCATCCACGGCACGCTCGCGCTGCGGGAGGAGCACAACCGCGCGGTGCTGCGCGGCCTGCTCGCCTCCGCTTCCGCCGCGTGCCGGGTGTATGACGTCAATCTGCGCCCGCCGTACGACGATCCCGCCTTCGTGCTGGGGACAGCGCGGGGCGCGGGGCTGCTGAAGGTGAACGACGACGAACTGCGGCGCCTCCTTGGCGTTGGGGAGGAGGACGGGTCGCCGGAGCGCCTGGAATCCCTCGCCCGCGCGCTGGGGGACCGGGCCGGGTGCCGGCGGGTGTGCGTGACGGCGGGGGCGCGCGGCGCGGGGCTGCTGTGGGACGGGGCGTGGATGTGGGAGGCCGGCCGCCCCGTGCGCGTGGTGGACACCGTGGGCGCCGGGGACGCGTTTCTCGCCCGGCTGGTGCAGCGGGTGCTGCTGGACGGCGCGCCGCCGCATGCCGGACTGCGCGACGCCTGCCGGCTGGGCGAGTTCGTCGCGGCCAGCCGCGGCGCCACGCCCGCGTACCGGCTGCTCCCCGGCGGAACGGTCCGTGCCCCGGGCGCGGAGGATTGA
- a CDS encoding NTP transferase domain-containing protein, whose translation MNVVVPMAGRGARFADQGVQTPKPLIEVLGRPMVAWALEGLGELVSSARRVVFVVLREHDERYGLRDMLPRLAGPATEVVVIDGVTEGQLATVMAAEALLDPDDDLLVASCDTYVVSPLAREIARRREDCRGIISVADMPGDRWSFARTDETGRVVQVAEKERISDHASTGLYYFSSAGELMDTAREMFARQEKTRGEYYVIPVYQKYIERGWRVDVSVATEMHDMGTPDALQAFLDRR comes from the coding sequence GTGAACGTCGTGGTCCCCATGGCGGGGCGCGGCGCGCGCTTCGCCGACCAGGGGGTGCAGACCCCCAAGCCGCTCATCGAGGTGCTCGGCCGCCCCATGGTGGCGTGGGCGCTGGAAGGGCTGGGGGAGCTGGTTTCCTCCGCCCGCCGCGTGGTCTTCGTCGTTCTGCGCGAGCACGACGAGCGCTACGGGCTGCGGGACATGCTGCCCCGCCTGGCCGGCCCCGCCACCGAGGTGGTGGTGATCGACGGGGTGACGGAGGGGCAGCTGGCCACGGTGATGGCGGCCGAGGCGCTGCTGGACCCGGACGACGACCTGCTGGTGGCCAGCTGCGACACCTACGTCGTTTCCCCGCTGGCGCGGGAGATCGCGCGGCGGCGCGAGGACTGCCGCGGCATCATCTCCGTGGCCGACATGCCCGGCGACCGCTGGAGCTTTGCGCGCACGGACGAGACCGGGCGCGTGGTGCAGGTGGCGGAGAAGGAGCGCATCTCCGACCACGCCAGCACCGGGCTGTACTACTTCAGCAGCGCGGGCGAGCTGATGGACACGGCGCGGGAGATGTTCGCCCGGCAGGAAAAGACGCGCGGCGAATACTACGTCATCCCCGTCTACCAGAAGTACATCGAGCGCGGGTGGCGGGTGGACGTGTCGGTCGCGACGGAGATGCACGACATGGGGACGCCGGACGCCCTGCAGGCCTTTCTGGACCGGCGCTGA
- a CDS encoding acyltransferase family protein, protein MTNTGAGREPGHVAALDGVRGLAILMVMWLHSSMGARPPGRPEWVQHLFAFGWMGVDLFFVLSGMLITGILLDTRDQRGYFGSFYARRTLRIFPLYYAALVVMLAVLPWLAGGWMHGSAVPDEGNAWAWAYLLNVKIALSAGRDVVPLYLFPFWSLAVEEQFYLVWPLAVWLLSRRALGWTAGGMIAAALLLRIGLVTRYGPGDAPYVLTVARMDALGVGALVALAARAPGGLARWKPAAPWTALACAAGVSAISVAAGTTGNYTPWMQTLGFLLLAWGFGALLVMVLTAPPSHGVQRVLSARWLRHLGARSYGLYVWHTLVVVGVLGTGLVQRAFSIPAASGLYPFGVAACVMAVSLAAAEVSWLVLEKPFLELKRYAPRPGPVLGPLPQPQAGSAERRMLSTQPLQRS, encoded by the coding sequence ATGACGAACACGGGGGCCGGCCGCGAGCCGGGGCATGTGGCCGCGCTGGACGGGGTGCGCGGGCTGGCGATTCTGATGGTGATGTGGCTTCACTCGTCCATGGGCGCGCGGCCGCCGGGGCGGCCGGAGTGGGTGCAGCACCTGTTCGCCTTCGGGTGGATGGGGGTGGACCTGTTCTTTGTCCTGTCGGGAATGCTCATCACGGGGATCCTGCTGGACACCCGCGACCAGCGGGGCTACTTCGGAAGCTTCTACGCGCGCCGCACGCTGCGCATCTTTCCCCTGTACTACGCGGCGCTGGTGGTGATGCTGGCGGTGCTGCCATGGCTGGCTGGCGGGTGGATGCACGGTTCCGCCGTCCCCGACGAGGGGAACGCGTGGGCCTGGGCCTACCTGCTGAACGTGAAGATCGCCCTGTCCGCCGGGCGCGACGTGGTGCCGCTGTACCTGTTTCCCTTCTGGTCGCTGGCGGTGGAAGAGCAGTTCTACCTGGTGTGGCCGCTGGCCGTGTGGCTGCTGTCGCGGCGGGCGCTGGGGTGGACGGCGGGGGGAATGATCGCGGCCGCGCTCCTGCTGCGGATCGGGCTGGTGACGCGGTACGGGCCCGGGGACGCGCCGTACGTGCTGACGGTGGCGCGCATGGACGCGCTGGGCGTGGGCGCGCTGGTGGCTCTGGCGGCCCGCGCGCCGGGCGGCCTGGCCCGGTGGAAGCCGGCGGCCCCGTGGACGGCGCTGGCCTGCGCCGCCGGGGTATCGGCCATTTCCGTGGCCGCGGGCACGACGGGCAACTACACCCCGTGGATGCAGACGCTGGGCTTTTTGCTGCTGGCCTGGGGCTTCGGCGCGCTGCTGGTGATGGTGCTCACCGCGCCGCCGTCGCACGGGGTGCAGCGCGTTCTGAGCGCCCGCTGGCTGCGGCACCTGGGCGCCCGCAGCTACGGGCTGTACGTGTGGCACACCCTGGTGGTGGTGGGCGTGCTGGGCACCGGCCTGGTGCAGCGGGCGTTCTCCATCCCCGCGGCCAGCGGGCTGTACCCGTTCGGCGTGGCCGCCTGCGTGATGGCCGTTTCGCTGGCCGCCGCCGAGGTGAGCTGGCTGGTGCTGGAAAAACCGTTTCTGGAACTCAAGCGCTACGCTCCGCGCCCCGGGCCCGTGCTGGGCCCTTTGCCCCAGCCGCAGGCGGGATCCGCGGAGCGCCGGATGCTGTCGACCCAACCTCTGCAGAGAAGCTGA
- a CDS encoding acyltransferase family protein, translated as MTAAGRRADGPAGTRGTGEEAGHIPALDGVRGLAILVVVCVHTGFGARPEGAAGLAVQRLFSAGWAGVDLFFVMSGMLITGILLDTRRSAGYFRSFYARRTLRIFPLYYLALLVMLVMLPASGLLGSASGSHEGGPWVWAYLLNVKVVLSPGREVVPFYIFPFWSLSVEEQFYLVWPLLVWLVPRRPLAWVAGGMIAAALLLRVALVAATGTSDAPYVLTVARMDALAVGALIAIALRGPGGLARWKRFAPAVLAGCTAAVLALMARAGSADNHTPEMQTAGYTLVALACGALLVMVLAAGPSHPLTRVFSRRELRYLGARSYGVYVWHVLTLFIILRLRVLPRLLGVEPTSPVHQALMACLVLAASLAVSEASWRLVEQPFLKLKRYVPRPEARGAEAIPAAGLPGGRDGGRPLVQPR; from the coding sequence GTGACCGCGGCCGGGCGCCGGGCGGACGGCCCGGCGGGGACCCGCGGCACGGGGGAGGAGGCGGGCCACATCCCCGCGCTGGACGGCGTGCGGGGGCTGGCCATTCTGGTGGTGGTGTGCGTTCACACCGGGTTCGGAGCGCGGCCGGAGGGGGCGGCGGGGCTGGCCGTACAGCGCCTGTTCTCGGCGGGGTGGGCGGGGGTAGACCTGTTCTTCGTCATGTCCGGAATGCTGATTACCGGCATTCTGCTGGACACGCGCCGCTCGGCGGGGTACTTCCGCAGCTTCTACGCGCGCCGCACGCTGCGCATCTTTCCGCTGTACTACCTGGCGCTGCTGGTGATGCTGGTGATGTTGCCCGCCAGCGGCCTGCTGGGCTCCGCGTCCGGCTCGCACGAGGGCGGGCCGTGGGTGTGGGCGTACCTGCTGAACGTGAAGGTCGTCCTGTCGCCGGGACGGGAGGTCGTTCCCTTCTACATCTTCCCCTTCTGGTCGCTCTCGGTGGAAGAGCAGTTCTACCTGGTGTGGCCGCTGCTGGTGTGGCTGGTTCCCCGGCGGCCGCTGGCGTGGGTGGCGGGGGGGATGATCGCCGCGGCGCTGCTGCTGCGCGTGGCCCTGGTTGCCGCGACGGGCACCAGCGACGCGCCGTACGTACTGACGGTGGCCCGGATGGACGCCCTGGCGGTGGGCGCGCTGATCGCCATCGCGCTCCGCGGGCCGGGGGGTCTGGCGCGCTGGAAGCGGTTCGCGCCCGCCGTGCTCGCGGGGTGCACCGCGGCGGTGCTGGCGCTGATGGCGCGCGCCGGTTCCGCCGACAACCACACCCCCGAGATGCAGACCGCCGGCTACACGCTGGTGGCGCTGGCGTGCGGAGCCCTGCTGGTGATGGTGCTGGCGGCCGGGCCGTCGCACCCGCTGACCCGGGTGTTTTCGCGCCGCGAGCTGCGTTACCTGGGGGCGCGCAGCTACGGGGTGTACGTGTGGCACGTGCTCACGCTGTTCATCATCCTTCGCCTGCGCGTGCTGCCGCGGCTGCTGGGGGTGGAGCCCACCAGCCCGGTGCACCAGGCGCTGATGGCCTGCCTGGTGCTGGCCGCCTCTCTCGCCGTGTCGGAGGCCAGCTGGCGCCTGGTGGAGCAGCCGTTTCTGAAGCTGAAGCGCTACGTTCCCCGTCCGGAGGCGCGGGGCGCGGAGGCAATCCCGGCGGCCGGGCTCCCTGGCGGGAGAGACGGGGGCCGGCCACTCGTTCAACCACGATGA